The Klebsiella africana sequence CGGCGATTGCCAGCAGATGGCGATATTCAACCTGCCGATGCATCTGTTTCTCTCATGGCCGCTGGACCGGGAGCTTATCAACCACGTCACCCATGGGATGGTGATTAAATCCCTCGCTGCGCAGCAGTTGAGTGCCTTCGAAGTGCGCCGCTGGCAGCAGGAGCTGAGTCACGAGAATGAACAGATTCGTCAGCTGGCGATCGATGAAATTGCCCTGATGCTGAAGCGGCTGAGCCTCGCCGGCTGGCAGCCGATTCTGGTCAATAAAACCTCACGCACCCACAAGAACAGCGTCTCGCGCCATGCGCAGTTTTATGTCAGCCAGATGCTGGAGTTTATCGCCGCCCACTATGACCAGGCGCTGACCGTCAATGCCGTTGCCGAGCACGTGAAGCTCAACCCAAATTACGCGATGGGGATTTTTCAGCGGGTGATGCAGCAGACCATGAAGCAGTACATTACCGCCATGCGTATCAATCATGTGCGGGCGCTGCTGAGCGATACCGACAAGACCATCCTCGATATTGCCCTTACCGCCGGTTTTCGCTCCAGCAGCCGCTTCTACAGCACCTTTACCCGCTACGTGGGCATGCCGCCGCAGCAGTACCGTAAACTCAGCCAGCAGCGACGTCACGGCCTGGCCTTGCCGGAGGCATAAAAAATGCCGCCGGGGTTTCCCCAGGCGGCATGATTAGCAGTGAAAACAGTTAGTCGTTGATACGCGGATGCTGCTGCACCAGACGCGACCGTTTTGCCTGAAGATCGGCGATCTCCTGATCGATATCTTCGATTTTTTGCTCGATATTATCGTAGTGCTCGCCAAGGATTTCTTTCGCTTCCTGAATATCCGACGCCGCCGGGGTCGCCCCTTTCAGCGGACGGTTAGCCGTCTCTTTCATCGACAGGCCTGTCGCCATACCCACCACCGCGATAACCATCAGGTAGTATGCCGGCATCATCAGGTTCTGGGTGGTCTCCACCAGCCACGCCGCCAGGGTTGGCGTCAGACCAGCAATCAGCACCGAGATGTTAAAGGCGCTGGCCAGGGCGCTGAAGCGGATGTGCGTCGGGAACATCGCCGGCAGCGAGGAAGCCATCACCCCGATAAAGCAGTTCAGCACCACCGCCAGCAGCAGCAGACCGGCGAAGATCAGGCTAGTCACGTTGCTGTTGATCATAATGAAGGCCGGGATCGACAGGGCAAACAGCGCTACGCTACCAATCAGGATAAACGGGCGACGGCCGAAACGGTCGCTAAGCATACCGATAACCGGCTGTACAAACAGCATCCCGACCATGATAGCGATGATGATCAGCACCCCATGATCTTCCGAGTAGTGCAGGTTATGTGACAGATAGCTCGGCATGTAGGTCAGCAGCATGTAGTAGGTCACGTTGGTGGAAATCACCAGACCGATACAGGTCAGCAGGCTACGCCAGTGTTTGGTGGCAATCTCTTTAAAAGAGACCTTCGGCCCGTCCTGCAGTCCTTCACGGTCGCCCTGCTCCATGGTGTCAACATGCTGCTGGAACGCTGGCGTCTCTTCCAGCGCATGGCGCAGATAGAGACCAATGATGCCTAACGGTAGCGCCAGGAAGAACGGGATACGCCAACCCCAGTCGAGGAAGTTCTGTTCACCCACCACGCTGGAGATGAGAACCACCACGCCGGCCCCCATCACAAATCCGGCGATGGAGCCAAAGTCCAGCCAGCTACCCATAAACCCGCGTTTACGGTCAGGGGAGTATTCCGCGACGAAGATCGACGCCCCGGTATATTCACCACCGACCGAGAAGCCTTGCGCCATTTTACACAGCAGCAGCAAGATCGGCGCCCAGATACCTATCGTGGCATACGACGGAATAAGGCCGATACAGAAAGTACTTATCGACATGATCACGATGGTTATCGCGAGAATTTTCTGCCGACCATATTTATCGCCCAGCATCCCGAAGAACAGGCCGCCTAACGGACGAATTAAAAATGGTACGGAGAAGGTCCCCAGTGCGGCAATCATCTGCACGCTTGGGTTGGCATCGGGGAAGAAGACTTTACCTAAGGCGTAGGCCACAAAGCCGTAGACGCCGAAATCGAACCACTCCATCGCGTTGCCCAGGGAGGCCGCGGTGATCGCCTTTTTCAGTTTACCATCATCGATGATGGTCACATCCTTAAGGGTGATGGGCTTTATTTTTTTCCTTTTAAGCATATTTTTCCTCTGCTACTCCGCCTTGAGTGCACGCCTCTTCGCCGAATGGCAAGGCCATTCGCATCGTGCGTCAGGAGCGGTGAATTGCTGTGCTCCTCATTTCAAGCGTAGCAGGTTTGCCTGCACTGTCTGCTGACAGAATGTACAACCGAACCTGTTGACGCCTGCTCTGGCTACTGGTGAATAAATAGAGCGGCTCATCGTGATAATTGATGAAATTGACCTGCTCCCCTTTTTTACCCTAACAGTGTTTATATCTGCGATCAACTTCACAGAAATTTACCGCCTCATTACAGAGTGTCGGAAAATAAATAAGTTCATTCTCTGGCGATCGCCCGGAAATTATTTCGTCGATTTTTAGCCTCTACGAGAGGTTAATTTTCGCGGTTATTCTGTTTTCAACGCAATAGCGCCAGAGGTGATTTTCAGCAAAAAAACACCCGACAAAAGTGGGTGATTGCGCTATAATCACACCCACTTTCGGCTCTCAGCCGCTGTTTAAAGGACCAACGTCCTGTTTTTCGACGACATCACGAGGAACGTCATGCAACTGCCACACTGCCCCAAATGCGATTCGACTTACACTTATGAAGATAGCGGCATGTATATCTGCCCGGAGTGCGCCTATGAATGGAACCCTGCTGAGGCGACAGAAGAGAGCGACGTTCTGATCGTGAAAGATGCCAATGGCAATTTACTGGCCGATGGCGACAGCGTCACTGTTGTGAAAGATCTGAAGGTTAAAGGCAGCTCTTCGATGCTGAAAATCGGCACCAAAGTGAAGAATATCCGTCTGGTCGAAGGCGATCACAATATTGACTGCAAAATTGACGGTTTTGGCCCAATGAAGCTCAAATCGGAATTCGTCAAAAAGAACTGATTTATTTTCGGGGTGGCGGCGCGATTATTTTTCCCCGTCGCCGTCGCCGCTCCCGATATCCTGCTAGCCGTTCGTCCCGCTGCGCATCCTGTTATTTCCCTCGCCAGTAACCGCTATTTACGCTGTCGCCCGCCGCCATATTCCAGCGCCCCTTTTCGCTCTGCCGTCTGGCTCAATCGCCTGCCGGGCGACTACGCTTTACGGGTTACGGTCACGGAGGTATTCACCATGTCCTTAAGTCCCTACCTTGCCTTTGCAGGCAACTGCGCCGAGGCGATCGCCTTCTACCAGCAGACGCTGGGCGCAGAGCTGATGTTTAAAATGACCTTTGGCGAAATGCCGCCCTCGGCGCAGGAAGCGTCAGACGGCTGTCCGTCTGGCCAGAAGATAGCAGATGATGCCATCGCCCACGCCAGCCTGCGCATCAACAATGGCGAGCTGATGCTGAGCGACAGCGCTCTCGGGCCCGATGTGCATTACGCCGGCTTCACCCTCGTCCTCGATCCCAGCGATGTCGCTGAAGGCCAGCGCTGGTTCGACGCGCTGGCCGTCGGCGGGCGCATTGAGATGGCCTGGCAGGAAACGTTCTGGGCCCATGGCTTCGGCAAAGTCGTCGACCGCTTTGGCGTCCCCTGGATGATCAACGTGGTCAAACAAGGCTGACGCCCCAGGGCGGCCCGGCCGCCCTGTCATCCGCCTGGCATCAACTCTTCATCCTTTGGTCATCGTCACTTAACCGAAATGCAACATAAACCGGTCAGGATCGGCCCACAACGCGAGGGACCTCCTCGCCTATGCTGTGTGAGGCTTGATGACCATGCACCTGTCCAGACATCCGACCAGTTACCCCACGCGCTATCAGGAAATCGCCGCCCGACTTGAGCAAGAGCTGCGCCACCACTATCGCTGCGGCGACTATCTGCCCGCCGAGCAGCAGCTGGCGACGCGCTTTGACGTTAACCGCCATACCCTGCGCCGGGCTATCGACCAGTTGGTTGAGCGCGGCTGGGTCCAGCGCCGTCAGGGCGTGGGCGTGCTGGTGCTGATGCGGCCGATCGACTACCCGCTCAATGCCCAGGCGCGCTTCAGTCAGAATCTGCTGGAACAGGGCAGCGATCCCACCAGCGAAAAGCTGCTTTCGGTGCTGCGCCCCGCCAGCGCCCATGTCGCCGAGGCCTTTGGCATCAATGAGGGCGACAACGTGATCCACCTGCGCACCCTGCGCCGGGTCAATGGCGTCGCCCTGTGCCTGATCGACCACTACTTCGCCGACCTGCGCTTCTGGCCGGTGCTACAGACCTTCAGCCACGGCTCGCTGCACGATCTGCTGCGCGATCGGCTCGACGTCGAACTGACCCGCGTACGCACCAAAATCAGCGCCCGCCGCGCACAGGCAAAAGAGAGCAAGCTGCTGGAAATCCCCAACATGGCGCCGCTGCTCTGCGTCCGCACGCTCAATAGCCGTGAGGGCGAGTCGGTCACGACGGAGTACTCCGTCAGCCTGACCCGCGCCGACATGATTGAATTTACCATGGAGCACTGAATGCACTTCGATACCGCCACCCGCCAGCGCTGGATGTCCGTACTGGCCCACAGTGAACCGCAAGATCTTCTGGCACGCATGCAGTCCCTGCAGCTGGCGCCGGAATATGAATTGATTCGCACCCCGGAAACCGGGCTGGTACAGCTCCAGGCACGCATGGGCGGTATCGGCGACCGTTTCTTTGCCGGCGATGCCACGCTTACCCGCGCGGCGGTACGTCTGGCCGACGGTACGCTCGGCTACAGCTGGATTTTAGGCCGTGACCGCCCACACGCTGAACGCTGCGCGGCGATCGACGCCCTGCTGCAGTCGCCCCACCATTTTCACACGTTAATGGAAACCCTGATAACCCCGCTGGAAGCGCTACGCAGCGCGCGCATTGAAGCCCGACGCGCCGAAGTCAATGCCAGCCGGGTCGACTTCTTTACCCTGGTTCGCGGAGATAACGCATGACCTTACAACCCGCTTTTACCCTGGCTGTGCAGGATGCCCAACACAGTTTTCGTCGCCTGTTGAAAGCGATGAGCGAGCCGGGGGTGATTGTCTCCCTGCAGCAGCTTCAGCACGGCTGGCAGCCATTGAACGTGGCGTCCACCAGCCTGCTGTTGACCCTTGCCGATCGCGAAACGCCGGTCTGGCTTGCCAGCGCCCTGCGTAACGATCTGGTGGGACAGAATCTGCGCTTTCATACTGGTGCGCCGCTGGTGGACCAGCCGCAGCAGGCGGTCTTTGCCGTCGCCAATGACGGCATTAGCGCCGAGCAGCTCAACGTACTTTCCGCTGGCACCGTCACCGCGCCGGAAACCGGCGTCACACTGATTGTTCAGCTTGCCAGCCTCAGCGGCGGACGCATGCTGCGCCTGACCGGGGCTGGCATTGCTGAAGAGCGAATGATCGCGCCGCAGCTGCCGGACTGCATCATCGACGAATTAACCGAACGCCCGCACCCGTTCCCGCTGGGCATCGACCTGATCCTCACCTGCGGCGAGCGCCTGCTGGCGATCCCGCGCACCACCCATGTGGAGGTGTGCTAAATGTACGTTGCCGTCAAGGGCGGCGAGAAGGCGATCCACGCCGCTCACGCCTTACAGGAACTGAAGCGACGGGGCGATGGACGGCTTCCCGAACTGAGCGTTGACCAGATAGGCGACCAGCTCAATCTGGCGGTGGACCGGGTGATGACCGAGGGTGGCATCGCCGACCGCGAACTGGCGGCGCTGGCGCTAAAGCAGGCCAGCGGCGATAACGTCGAAGCGATCTTCCTGCTGCGCGCCTACCGCACCACCCTGGCGCGGCTGGCGGTCAGCGAACCGATTAATACCGCAGAGATGCGCCTCGAACGCCGCATCTCCGCAGTGTACAAAGATATCCCCGGCGGCCAGCTGCTGGGTCCCACTTACGACTACACTCATCGCCTGCTCGATTTTACCCTGCTGGCCAACGGCGAAGCGCCGTCTGTGCAGCCAACCGAGTGCGACACCCAGCCGACGCCGCACGTCTTTCACCTGCTGGCGCAGCAGGGGCTGGCAAAAGCGGAGCAGGACCACGGCACGCCGCCCGACGATATCACCCGCACCCCGCCGGTCTACCCCTGCTCGCGTTCCTCGCGCCTGCAGCAACTGATGCGCGGCGATGAAGGCTACCTGCTGGCGCTGGCCTATTCGACTCAGCGCGGCTATGGCCGCAACCATCCGTTTGCCGGCGAGATCCGCAGCGGCTACGTGCAGGTGGAAATCGTCCCGGAAGAGCTGGGCTTTAGCGTCAATATTGGCGAGCTGCTGCTGACCGAATGCGAGATGGTCAACGGCTTCGTCGCCCCGCAGGCGGAGCCGCCGCACTTCACCCGCGGCTACGGCCTGACCTTCGGCATGAGCGAGCGCAAAGCGATGGCGATGGCTCTTATCGACCGCGCGCTGCAGGCGCCGGACTATGACGAAGAGATTACCGGTCCCGCCCAGGATGAAGAGTTTGTGCTGGCCCACGCCGATAACGTTGAAGCCGCCGGCTTCGTCTCGCATCTGAAGCTGCCGCACTATGTCGATTTCCAGGCCGAACTGGCGCTGCTGAAACGCCTGCAACGGGAGAACGAACGTGGCTAATCCACTGACTGGCTATAACTTTGCTTATCTCGACGAGCAAACCAAGCGCATGATTCGCCGGGCGATACTGAAAGCAGTGGCTATTCCCGGCTACCAGGTGCCGTTCGGCGGGCGCGAAATGCCGATGCCCTACGGCTGGGGCACCGGCGGCATCCAGTTGACCGCCAGCGTCATCGGCGAGAACGACGTGCTGAAAGTGATTGACCAGGGCGCGGATGACACCACCAACGCGGTGTCGATTCGCGAGTTTTTCAAGCGCGTCACCGGCGTCGTCACCACCGAGCGTACCGAAGACGCCACCCTGATCCAGACCCGCCACCGCATCCCGGAGACACCGCTGGTGGAGGATCAGATCCTGATCTACCAGGTGCCGATCCCGGAGCCGCTGCGCTTTATCGAGCCGCGTGAAACCGAAACCCGCACCATGCACGCCCTGGAAGAGTACGGCGTCATGCAGGTGAAACTGTATGAAGATATCGCCCGCTTCGGCCATATCGCCACCACCTACGCCTATCCGGTAAAGGTCAATGGCCGCTACGTGATGGACCCTTCGCCGATCCCGAAATTCGATAACCCGAAAATGCACATGATGCCAGCGCTGCAGCTGTTCGGCGCCGGGCGCGAAAAGCGGATCTACGCGGTGCCGCCCTATACCACAGTCGAAAGCCTCGATTTCGACGACCATCCCTTTACCGTGCAGGAGTGGGATGAGCCCTGCGCCATCTGCGGCTCGCGCCACAGCTACCTCGACGAAGTGGTGCTGGATGACAGCGGCCAGCGGATGTTTGTCTGCTCCGATACCGACTATTGCCGCCAGCAGAGCGAGGGGCAGAAAAAATGAGCCAGCCATTACTTGCCGTGAATAACCTGACCCATCTCTACGCTCCGGACAAAGGTTTCCGCGACGTCTCCTTCGAACTGTGGCCGGGAGAAGTGCTCGGCATCGTCGGGGAGTCCGGCTCCGGTAAAACCACCCTGCTGAAGGCGATCTCCGCCCGCCTGACGCCGCAGCAGGGCGAGGTGCTGTACCAACAGCGCTCGCTGTACGCCATGAGCGAAGCCGAACGCCGCCGCCTGCTGCGCACCGAATGGGGCGTGGTGCATCAGCACCCGATGGACGGCCTGCGTCGCCAGGTCTCCGCCGGAGGCAACATCGGCGAACGGCTGATGGCCACCGGCGCCCGCCACTACGGCAACATTCGCGCCACCGCTGAAAAGTGGCTGCAGGAGGTGGAGATCCCACCCTCGCGCATCGACGACCTGCCCACCACCTTCTCCGGCGGCATGCAGCAGCGTCTGCAGATCGCCCGCAATCTGGTTACCCAGCCGAAGCTGGTGTTTATGGATGAACCCACCGGCGGGCTGGATGTGT is a genomic window containing:
- the melR gene encoding transcriptional regulator MelR, translating into MEHRFTSLPPDPFMCSSDEKQSRSPLALYSEYQRMDIELRPPHAMPTSHWHGQVEVNVPFDGDVEYLINNEVVRIEKGYITLFWACTPHQLTRPGDCQQMAIFNLPMHLFLSWPLDRELINHVTHGMVIKSLAAQQLSAFEVRRWQQELSHENEQIRQLAIDEIALMLKRLSLAGWQPILVNKTSRTHKNSVSRHAQFYVSQMLEFIAAHYDQALTVNAVAEHVKLNPNYAMGIFQRVMQQTMKQYITAMRINHVRALLSDTDKTILDIALTAGFRSSSRFYSTFTRYVGMPPQQYRKLSQQRRHGLALPEA
- the proP gene encoding glycine betaine/L-proline transporter ProP, with product MLKRKKIKPITLKDVTIIDDGKLKKAITAASLGNAMEWFDFGVYGFVAYALGKVFFPDANPSVQMIAALGTFSVPFLIRPLGGLFFGMLGDKYGRQKILAITIVIMSISTFCIGLIPSYATIGIWAPILLLLCKMAQGFSVGGEYTGASIFVAEYSPDRKRGFMGSWLDFGSIAGFVMGAGVVVLISSVVGEQNFLDWGWRIPFFLALPLGIIGLYLRHALEETPAFQQHVDTMEQGDREGLQDGPKVSFKEIATKHWRSLLTCIGLVISTNVTYYMLLTYMPSYLSHNLHYSEDHGVLIIIAIMVGMLFVQPVIGMLSDRFGRRPFILIGSVALFALSIPAFIMINSNVTSLIFAGLLLLAVVLNCFIGVMASSLPAMFPTHIRFSALASAFNISVLIAGLTPTLAAWLVETTQNLMMPAYYLMVIAVVGMATGLSMKETANRPLKGATPAASDIQEAKEILGEHYDNIEQKIEDIDQEIADLQAKRSRLVQQHPRIND
- a CDS encoding zinc ribbon domain-containing protein YjdM, with translation MQLPHCPKCDSTYTYEDSGMYICPECAYEWNPAEATEESDVLIVKDANGNLLADGDSVTVVKDLKVKGSSSMLKIGTKVKNIRLVEGDHNIDCKIDGFGPMKLKSEFVKKN
- the yjdN gene encoding VOC family metalloprotein YjdN; protein product: MSLSPYLAFAGNCAEAIAFYQQTLGAELMFKMTFGEMPPSAQEASDGCPSGQKIADDAIAHASLRINNGELMLSDSALGPDVHYAGFTLVLDPSDVAEGQRWFDALAVGGRIEMAWQETFWAHGFGKVVDRFGVPWMINVVKQG
- the phnF gene encoding phosphonate metabolism transcriptional regulator PhnF, whose product is MHLSRHPTSYPTRYQEIAARLEQELRHHYRCGDYLPAEQQLATRFDVNRHTLRRAIDQLVERGWVQRRQGVGVLVLMRPIDYPLNAQARFSQNLLEQGSDPTSEKLLSVLRPASAHVAEAFGINEGDNVIHLRTLRRVNGVALCLIDHYFADLRFWPVLQTFSHGSLHDLLRDRLDVELTRVRTKISARRAQAKESKLLEIPNMAPLLCVRTLNSREGESVTTEYSVSLTRADMIEFTMEH
- the phnG gene encoding phosphonate C-P lyase system protein PhnG, whose translation is MHFDTATRQRWMSVLAHSEPQDLLARMQSLQLAPEYELIRTPETGLVQLQARMGGIGDRFFAGDATLTRAAVRLADGTLGYSWILGRDRPHAERCAAIDALLQSPHHFHTLMETLITPLEALRSARIEARRAEVNASRVDFFTLVRGDNA
- the phnH gene encoding phosphonate C-P lyase system protein PhnH translates to MTLQPAFTLAVQDAQHSFRRLLKAMSEPGVIVSLQQLQHGWQPLNVASTSLLLTLADRETPVWLASALRNDLVGQNLRFHTGAPLVDQPQQAVFAVANDGISAEQLNVLSAGTVTAPETGVTLIVQLASLSGGRMLRLTGAGIAEERMIAPQLPDCIIDELTERPHPFPLGIDLILTCGERLLAIPRTTHVEVC
- a CDS encoding carbon-phosphorus lyase complex subunit PhnI produces the protein MYVAVKGGEKAIHAAHALQELKRRGDGRLPELSVDQIGDQLNLAVDRVMTEGGIADRELAALALKQASGDNVEAIFLLRAYRTTLARLAVSEPINTAEMRLERRISAVYKDIPGGQLLGPTYDYTHRLLDFTLLANGEAPSVQPTECDTQPTPHVFHLLAQQGLAKAEQDHGTPPDDITRTPPVYPCSRSSRLQQLMRGDEGYLLALAYSTQRGYGRNHPFAGEIRSGYVQVEIVPEELGFSVNIGELLLTECEMVNGFVAPQAEPPHFTRGYGLTFGMSERKAMAMALIDRALQAPDYDEEITGPAQDEEFVLAHADNVEAAGFVSHLKLPHYVDFQAELALLKRLQRENERG
- a CDS encoding alpha-D-ribose 1-methylphosphonate 5-phosphate C-P-lyase PhnJ, which gives rise to MANPLTGYNFAYLDEQTKRMIRRAILKAVAIPGYQVPFGGREMPMPYGWGTGGIQLTASVIGENDVLKVIDQGADDTTNAVSIREFFKRVTGVVTTERTEDATLIQTRHRIPETPLVEDQILIYQVPIPEPLRFIEPRETETRTMHALEEYGVMQVKLYEDIARFGHIATTYAYPVKVNGRYVMDPSPIPKFDNPKMHMMPALQLFGAGREKRIYAVPPYTTVESLDFDDHPFTVQEWDEPCAICGSRHSYLDEVVLDDSGQRMFVCSDTDYCRQQSEGQKK
- the phnK gene encoding phosphonate C-P lyase system protein PhnK codes for the protein MSQPLLAVNNLTHLYAPDKGFRDVSFELWPGEVLGIVGESGSGKTTLLKAISARLTPQQGEVLYQQRSLYAMSEAERRRLLRTEWGVVHQHPMDGLRRQVSAGGNIGERLMATGARHYGNIRATAEKWLQEVEIPPSRIDDLPTTFSGGMQQRLQIARNLVTQPKLVFMDEPTGGLDVSVQARLLDLLRSLAVELNLAVVIVTHDLGVARLLANRLLVMKQGQVVESGLTDRVLDDPHHPYTQLLVSSVLQN